In the genome of Arachis hypogaea cultivar Tifrunner chromosome 9, arahy.Tifrunner.gnm2.J5K5, whole genome shotgun sequence, the window AATTCCCTCGATCCAACCAATGTGTAAGGGCCTCAGGGTTTCTTCCAAGAAGAAAAGCAACTTCTAAAAATACCAACCCGTCCGAAGTTGCACACTTCCCGGTGCTACTAATCGCGCCGCCCCCTTCTTTCTCCAGAATGAGGGGGAACCTCCTCGGAACCACCGACAAGCGGCACAAACACCTCTCTTCGACGCTGCGGATCCTTCCGGACGATATCATCGCCGAGATCTTGGTGAGGGTTCCGGCGAGTTCCGTTGTGAAATTCAAGATTGTGTGCAAATCATGGAATGCACTAATCTCCAGCCCAAGATTCGCCAGCGACCACCTTCACCGCTCAACAGCAGATCCAACCATGACCCGCCCACGACTCGTATATAGAAGTGATCGCGGATTCAAATTTTTCTCGGTGCAGTCTGTGTATAAGAATCCATCCGCGCCTACTGAGGATGCCTGCTTCCAGATGGATGATGATGTGCATATCTTGGGTTCCTGCAATGGCTTGATCTGCCTCACCTTGCTCAACCGTTATCGTCGCTGGGAATCCATCAGATTGTGGAACCCTTGTACCAGATTGGCTTCCGATTGGTTGAAAATTCGGCCAGAGGGGCCCATATTCGGGAATTACATTTATGGTTTTGGCTATGATCACGTGCATGATAATTACAAGTTTCTTGAGGGTTCTTTGGCACACCACTACAAAGTTCACACCTTTGGTTCGAATTCTTGGACAACCATCATTCAAGATCATTCATTTTATCCCCTGCAGGCGATAGGGAAGTTTGTGAATGGCACTCTCAATTGGGCAGCTCATACTCGTAACAACTGCTTCAAATGGGTGATCCTTTCCTTTGACTTAGCCAACGAGAGTTTTTACCCAATATCCCTGCCTAATAGGGATCATAGTGATTACAGTTATAGTTCTGTTTTCTTTACTATGTTGGGTGTCTTGAGGAACAACCTTTGTGTTTGTTTCAATGAAAACTATAGTCGTTTGGTTTTGTGGGAGATGAAGGAGCATGGGTTTCAAGAGTCTTGGACTAAGTTGGTCACCATATCTAGTGAGCTTTTAGCACCCCGGCGTTATGGATCACAGCTTCTGTCATATAGAGCCTTGTACATCATGGAAAATGATGACGTTCTGGCTGTTTCCTATTATTCCGATGCTCGCAAATTAGTTATGTTTAATGCAAATGTTCGCCAGCTAACGCATACAAGTCTTTGCGAACCAGGTCTTCATAGCTGCTATGTTTATCATGAAAGCTTGGTTTCGCCCTCCCATTTAGGTCTTCCATGTTTATTATATGGATCCACTACTGATTAAATCAACTACATGTTTATTGCTTAATGACTCTTTCTTGTTGTGGCTTCTTTTAAGTCCTACTCTCATTCATTAATgcagtttattttcttttcctcaaCTTGGTGTAGCCCTACATGACTCTACTTTCTAG includes:
- the LOC112709598 gene encoding F-box/kelch-repeat protein At3g23880-like, with translation MRGNLLGTTDKRHKHLSSTLRILPDDIIAEILVRVPASSVVKFKIVCKSWNALISSPRFASDHLHRSTADPTMTRPRLVYRSDRGFKFFSVQSVYKNPSAPTEDACFQMDDDVHILGSCNGLICLTLLNRYRRWESIRLWNPCTRLASDWLKIRPEGPIFGNYIYGFGYDHVHDNYKFLEGSLAHHYKVHTFGSNSWTTIIQDHSFYPLQAIGKFVNGTLNWAAHTRNNCFKWVILSFDLANESFYPISLPNRDHSDYSYSSVFFTMLGVLRNNLCVCFNENYSRLVLWEMKEHGFQESWTKLVTISSELLAPRRYGSQLLSYRALYIMENDDVLAVSYYSDARKLVMFNANVRQLTHTSLCEPGLHSCYVYHESLVSPSHLGLPCLLYGSTTD